In a genomic window of Quercus lobata isolate SW786 chromosome 4, ValleyOak3.0 Primary Assembly, whole genome shotgun sequence:
- the LOC115984163 gene encoding uncharacterized protein LOC115984163 — translation MKDLLDDSSNHLQSSDTSGSIAWSTDDVFAKVMGKERKGCIRGLGFGSSPSGRSSKSALTDIEIHSSQARDNEVAQLKASLATIEDKLASFDEMKERLSQFEEMKQRMACMFQQMQQSSSQCNQDVPLAQQSLALQKSSAASYQPSSL, via the exons ATGAAGGATTTGTTGGATGATTCTTCGAATCATTTGCAGTCATCTGACACAAGTGGTAGTATTGCATGGTCAACAGATGATGTGTTTGCCAAAGTGATGGGTAAGGAGCGCAAAGGTTGTATTCGTGGGTTAGGATTTGGTTCAAGCCCAAGTGGTCGAAGTAGCAAGAGTGCTCTCACAGACATTGAAATACACTCAAGTCAAGCAAGGGACAACGAAGTTGCACAACTGAAGGCTTCCTTGGCTACTATTGAGGATAAACTTGCTAGTTTTGACGAAATGAAGGAAAGACTTAGTCAATTCGAAGAAATGAAGCAAAGAATGGCTTGCATGTTTCAACAAATGCAACAAAGTTCTTCCCAATGCAATCAG GATGTTCCTTTGGCTCAACAATCTTTAGCTCTCCAAAAATCGTCAGCCGCATCCTATCAACCAAGCAGCTTATAA
- the LOC115985265 gene encoding uncharacterized protein LOC115985265, which yields MMIRRKLKTLNDLKKKIMEELNLNPACYDIQIIYRYPQEVLHERINYRYMAIKEDKHVKIIFNRIHKMPQVNAVKLYVSSEPLAEADTDEVQQTTTSLQFTASNDGCTTMGGYKMGSYMLPSQDYVTNTGETLQPQETHLGEEDKDEDHAANNGENLDDMDEYEKRIERGDFDRDVDDHELIPNFEEENMEYQGEGDADDDIGIQHDTNTTTAYTPPAESFYANIWENMVDPSCLQIPFVSTWENGMHFSKGLTFANKEAVKRALIIYVAKDNRNFIIRRSTKTKLCAACIDTNCKWYIGAFMKAKLNGLWMVTSYVGPHNCIPFGLRRDGKMMDSNFVALQIVGKLRQNHTTHIDELWEIIRTKYNHELSYYKVWDAKQKVIVKIFRDWEESYQRLRKLLMAYLD from the coding sequence ATGATGATACGCCGTAAGTTGAAGACGTTaaatgatttgaagaagaaaataatggaaGAATTGAATTTGAACCCTGCTTGTTATGACATACAAATTATTTATCGTTACCCACAAGAAGTCCTTCATGAACGGATAAATTACAGGTATATGGCGatcaaagaagacaaacatGTAAAGATCATATTTAATAGGATCCATAAAATGCCCCAAGTAAATGCTGTTAAGTTGTACGTAAGTTCGGAGCCGCTTGCAGAAGCTGATACTGACGAGGTGCAACAAACAACTACATCTTTACAATTTACAGCTTCAAATGATGGATGCACTACAATGGGAGGCTATAAAATGGGAAGTTATATGCTTCCATCTCAAGATTATGTTACCAATACCGGTGAAACACTTCAACCTCAAGAGACACATTTAGGGGAGGAAGACAAAGACGAAGATCATGCTGCAAATAATGGTGAAAATCTTGATGATATGGATGAGTACGAAAAGAGGATTGAGCGAGGCGATTTTGACAGGGATGTGGATGACCATGAACTCATTCCcaattttgaagaggaaaatatggagtaCCAGGGTGAAGGTGATGCAGATGATGATATTGGCATCCAGCATGATACAAATACGACCACTGCCTACACACCTCCTGCCGAGTCATTCTACGCAAATATttgggaaaatatggttgatccttcaTGTCTTCAAATACCATTTGTTTCTACTTGGGAAAATGGGATGCATTTTAGtaaagggttgacttttgcaaataaagAGGCGGTAAAGCGTGCATTGATAATATACGTAGCAAAggataatagaaattttattattcgAAGGTCAACCAAAACTAAATTATGCGCCGCATGCATTGACACCAACTGCAAGTGGTACATTGGGGCATTCATGAAGGCTAAACTTAATGGTTTGTGGATGGTCACGTCTTATGTGGGTCCACACAATTGTATACCCTTTGGCCTACGAAGAGACGGTAAAATGatggattctaattttgttgcatTACAAATTGTGGGAAAATTGCGACAAAATCACACTACTCATATTGATGAGCTCTGGGAGATCATACGTACTAAGTATAATCATGAGCTTTCTTACTATAAGGTatgggatgcaaaacaaaaggtaATTGTTAAGATATTTAGGGATTGGGAggagtcttaccaaaggttACGAAAGTTGTTGATGGCATACTTGGATTAG